In one window of Caenimonas aquaedulcis DNA:
- the pyrR gene encoding bifunctional pyr operon transcriptional regulator/uracil phosphoribosyltransferase PyrR produces MSNLVLDAEALYRELLAGVRSMRTGDAKLVGITSGGAWLAERLHRDLALPGAVGIISSAMHRDDFAQRGMTGAGRQTQLDFDVNGASIILLDDVLYTGRTIRAVINELFDYGRPASVKLAVLVDRGGRELPLQPDFAAARVSVPTNQSLALARDEAGKFSFKVEG; encoded by the coding sequence ATGAGCAATCTGGTGCTCGACGCCGAAGCGCTCTATCGCGAACTGCTGGCCGGCGTCAGGTCCATGCGCACCGGCGACGCGAAGCTGGTCGGCATCACCTCGGGCGGCGCCTGGCTGGCGGAACGCCTGCACCGCGACCTCGCGCTGCCGGGCGCCGTCGGCATCATCTCGTCGGCGATGCACCGCGACGACTTCGCCCAGCGCGGGATGACCGGCGCGGGCCGGCAGACGCAGCTGGACTTCGACGTGAACGGCGCCAGCATCATCCTGCTCGACGACGTGCTGTACACCGGGCGCACGATCCGGGCGGTCATCAACGAACTCTTCGACTACGGCCGGCCCGCTTCCGTGAAGCTTGCGGTGCTGGTGGATCGCGGCGGCCGCGAGTTGCCGCTGCAGCCCGACTTCGCGGCAGCGCGGGTGTCGGTGCCCACGAACCAGTCGCTCGCCCTCGCCCGCGACGAGGCGGGCAAGTTCAGTTTCAAGGTGGAAGGCTGA
- a CDS encoding aspartate carbamoyltransferase catalytic subunit, producing the protein MLYKRNPQLNKHGELVHLLSVEGLPRDIVTHILDTAASFVSVSDREVKKVPLLRGKSVFNLFFENSTRTRTTFEIAATRLSADVINLDIARSSASKGESLLDTIANLSAMAADLFVVRHSESGAPYLIAQHVAPHVHVINAGDGRHAHPTQGLLDMYTIRHYKKDFSNLTVAIVGDVLHSRVARSDIHALTTLGCAEVRVVGPKTLVPADMAQMGVKVFHTLEEGIAGCDVVIMLRLQNERMSGALLPSSQEFFKCYGLTAEKLRHAKPDAIVMHPGPINRGVEIDSAVVDGKQSVILPQVTFGIAVRMAVMSIVAGNEA; encoded by the coding sequence ATGCTCTACAAGCGAAACCCGCAACTCAACAAACACGGCGAACTCGTCCACCTGCTGTCGGTGGAAGGGCTGCCACGCGACATCGTCACGCACATCCTCGACACCGCCGCGAGCTTCGTGAGCGTGAGCGACCGCGAGGTGAAGAAAGTGCCGCTGCTGCGCGGCAAGAGCGTCTTCAACCTCTTCTTCGAAAACTCCACGCGCACGCGCACGACCTTCGAGATCGCGGCGACGCGCCTGTCGGCCGACGTGATCAACCTCGACATCGCGCGCTCGTCGGCGTCCAAGGGCGAATCGCTGCTCGACACGATCGCCAACCTCTCCGCGATGGCGGCGGACCTCTTCGTGGTGCGGCACAGCGAGTCGGGCGCGCCCTACCTGATCGCGCAGCATGTCGCGCCGCACGTCCATGTGATCAACGCCGGCGACGGCCGCCACGCGCACCCCACGCAGGGGCTGCTGGACATGTACACGATCCGGCACTACAAGAAAGACTTCTCCAATCTCACCGTCGCCATCGTGGGCGACGTGCTGCATTCGCGCGTCGCGCGCTCGGACATCCATGCGCTCACGACGCTCGGCTGCGCGGAAGTGCGCGTCGTCGGGCCCAAGACGCTCGTGCCCGCCGACATGGCGCAGATGGGCGTGAAGGTCTTCCACACGCTGGAAGAAGGCATCGCCGGCTGCGACGTGGTCATCATGCTGCGGCTGCAGAACGAGCGGATGAGCGGCGCGCTCCTGCCTTCGTCGCAGGAATTCTTCAAATGCTACGGCCTCACCGCCGAGAAGCTGCGCCACGCCAAGCCCGACGCGATCGTGATGCACCCGGGGCCGATCAACCGCGGCGTGGAGATCGATTCCGCCGTGGTGGATGGCAAGCAGAGCGTGATCCTGCCGCAGGTCACCTTCGGCATCGCGGTGCGCATGGCGGTGATGAGCATCGTCGCGGGGAACGAAGCATGA